A genomic region of Geothrix edaphica contains the following coding sequences:
- the glyA gene encoding serine hydroxymethyltransferase yields the protein MYEVIRSSDPAVFQALELEVQRQRHHLELIASENYASRAVMQSMGSHFTNKYAEGYPGKRYYGGCSQVDIVENLARDRAKQIFGAEHANVQPHSGAQANMAVYLAALKPGDTVMGLDLAHGGHLTHGHPLNSSGILYKFVPYHVRKEDERVDMDEVRDLARQHQPKMIVVGASAYSRTWNFPLFREICDEVGALLMVDMAHIAGLVATGHHPSPVPHADYVTTTTHKTMRGPRGGMILCKSQYAKDIDRAVFPGVQGGPLMHVIAAKAVAYHEIMQPEFKAYSGQVIRNAHALAKGLQERGWRIVSGGTDNHLFLVDLRDHDLLGHEAEACLHRAGMTTNKNGIPFDPNPPLKPSGVRLGSPALTTRGMKEEEMDQIARFFDVTLRHRGDESTFARIRQEVFHLTDQFPIPE from the coding sequence ATGTACGAAGTGATCCGCTCTTCCGATCCCGCTGTGTTCCAGGCCCTGGAGCTGGAGGTGCAGCGCCAGCGGCACCACCTGGAACTCATCGCGTCGGAGAACTACGCCTCCCGGGCCGTCATGCAGAGCATGGGCTCCCACTTCACCAACAAGTACGCGGAAGGCTACCCGGGCAAGCGCTACTACGGCGGCTGCAGCCAGGTGGACATCGTCGAGAACCTCGCCCGGGACCGCGCCAAGCAGATCTTCGGCGCCGAGCATGCCAACGTGCAGCCCCACAGCGGCGCCCAGGCCAACATGGCGGTCTACCTTGCGGCCCTCAAGCCCGGTGACACGGTCATGGGCCTGGACCTGGCCCACGGCGGCCACCTCACCCACGGCCATCCCCTGAACAGCTCCGGCATCCTCTACAAGTTCGTGCCCTACCACGTCCGCAAGGAGGACGAGCGGGTGGACATGGACGAGGTCCGGGACCTGGCCCGGCAGCACCAGCCGAAGATGATCGTGGTGGGAGCCTCGGCCTACAGCCGCACCTGGAACTTCCCCCTCTTCCGTGAGATCTGCGACGAGGTGGGCGCCCTGCTCATGGTGGACATGGCCCACATCGCCGGCCTGGTCGCCACGGGCCACCACCCCAGCCCCGTGCCCCACGCGGATTATGTCACCACGACCACGCACAAGACGATGCGCGGACCCCGGGGCGGCATGATTCTCTGCAAGTCCCAGTATGCCAAGGACATCGATCGCGCCGTCTTCCCGGGTGTCCAGGGCGGGCCCCTCATGCATGTCATCGCCGCCAAGGCCGTGGCGTACCACGAGATCATGCAGCCCGAGTTCAAGGCCTACAGCGGGCAGGTGATCCGCAACGCCCATGCCCTGGCCAAGGGACTCCAGGAGCGTGGCTGGCGCATCGTCAGTGGCGGCACGGACAACCACCTGTTCCTGGTGGACCTGCGCGACCACGACCTCCTGGGCCACGAGGCAGAGGCCTGCCTGCACCGGGCCGGCATGACCACCAACAAGAACGGCATCCCCTTCGACCCCAACCCGCCCCTCAAGCCCTCGGGCGTCCGCCTGGGCAGCCCTGCCCTCACGACCCGCGGCATGAAGGAGGAGGAGATGGATCAGATCGCCCGCTTCTTCGATGTCACCTTGCGGCACCGGGGCGATGAGAGCACCTTCGCCCGCATCCGGCAGGAGGTCTTCCACCTCACGGATCAGTTCCCCATCCCCGAATAG
- a CDS encoding gamma-glutamylcyclotransferase family protein codes for MVADGLFVYGSLREGGSSHAWLMRTHPEGLTRAWVAGRLFHLPAGYPALVPGPEPPDPPPGRGWVRGDFVGYDDEADLDSAMADLDALLGVEEGLFSREILPVLLESGHRYRAWVHVFHVERLPRLEREAVELPDGDWAAYL; via the coding sequence GTGGTCGCTGACGGGCTGTTCGTGTATGGGTCCTTGCGGGAGGGCGGGTCGAGCCACGCCTGGCTGATGCGGACCCATCCGGAGGGGCTGACCCGGGCCTGGGTGGCGGGGCGGCTCTTCCACCTGCCGGCCGGCTACCCCGCCCTGGTGCCGGGACCCGAGCCCCCGGATCCGCCCCCGGGAAGGGGTTGGGTCCGGGGCGACTTCGTGGGCTATGACGACGAGGCCGACCTCGACTCGGCCATGGCCGACCTGGACGCCCTGCTGGGCGTGGAGGAGGGCCTCTTCAGCCGGGAGATCCTCCCCGTGCTCCTTGAAAGTGGCCACCGCTACCGCGCCTGGGTCCATGTGTTCCATGTGGAACGCCTGCCCAGGCTGGAGCGGGAGGCCGTGGAGCTGCCCGACGGCGACTGGGCGGCCTACCTCTGA
- the gyrA gene encoding DNA gyrase subunit A, giving the protein MSLNRIEPLEIEKEMRKSYLDYAMSVIVGRALPDVRDGLKPVHRRVLYAMKEAGNEWNRAYKKSARTVGDVMGKYHPHGDSAIYDTLVRMAQPFSMRHVLVDGQGNFGSIDGDSAAAMRYTEARLSRVANEMMADIDQDTVDFGPNYDGSMQEPLVLPARFPNLLVNGSQGIAVGMATSIPPHNLRECCRALIDLIDHPTIAMEALMAHIKGPDFPGGGIMLGTEGVVDAYRTGRGRCVVRAKSHVEQIRRAGDREQLVFTELPYQVNKSTLIEKIAELVRDKKIDGISDLRDESDREGIRLVVELKKNEPSDIVLNQLYQQTQLQNSFPITMLAIVNGQPRVCTLREILQEFIGFRREVVTRRTLFQLRKAEERHHVLMGLKIALDHLDAVIKLIRAAKSPEEAKAGLMAGAFATAAAIKKDPGLCLSAVQAQAILDMRLQRLTGLEREKILDELAELEKVIAKLKAILADEKLLLKVIKEELQQVAEQFGNDRRTEIVGYSGEIRMEDVVPDDPMVVTMSKAGYIKRTDLNAYRRQRRGGKGKVGMKTKDEDFVEQLFMTKAHDTLMAFTDKGIVYALKVYDLPEAAASTRGKHIRNLISLKDGENVVTLMALRDFPEGENLVFATSDGTVKKSSLAAYANIRANGLIALNIDDGNSLVAVRRSTGTQQIVLATAQGKAIRFPEEDVRATGRATTGVRGMKLAKGDHIVDMEVADPLPDLPEGVEPDESTEDHGMLLTVCEKGYGKRSLLQDYRLQGRGGTGVINIRAGVRNGQVVGFKLVKPGEGCLLISQEGMVIRFLIDEVRKTGRNAQGVGLLKLASAEDRVVGLAKIDASAMALDEEDELLEGEVAHPGPDEGGEQPKLGL; this is encoded by the coding sequence ATGAGCCTGAACCGTATCGAACCCCTGGAAATCGAAAAGGAAATGCGGAAGTCCTACCTGGACTACGCCATGAGCGTCATCGTGGGCCGGGCCCTGCCCGACGTGCGCGACGGCCTCAAGCCGGTGCATCGCCGGGTGCTGTATGCCATGAAGGAGGCCGGGAACGAGTGGAACCGGGCCTACAAGAAGTCCGCCCGCACCGTGGGTGACGTGATGGGTAAGTACCATCCCCACGGCGACTCGGCCATCTACGACACCTTGGTTCGCATGGCCCAGCCCTTCTCCATGCGGCACGTGCTGGTGGATGGGCAGGGCAACTTCGGCTCCATCGACGGCGATTCCGCCGCGGCCATGCGCTACACCGAGGCCCGCCTGTCCCGGGTCGCCAACGAGATGATGGCCGATATCGACCAGGACACGGTGGATTTCGGACCCAACTACGACGGCAGCATGCAGGAGCCCCTCGTCCTGCCCGCCCGGTTCCCCAACCTTTTGGTGAATGGCTCCCAGGGCATCGCCGTGGGCATGGCCACCAGCATCCCGCCCCACAACCTGCGGGAGTGCTGCCGGGCCCTGATCGACCTCATCGACCACCCGACCATCGCCATGGAAGCCCTGATGGCCCACATCAAGGGCCCCGACTTCCCGGGCGGCGGCATCATGCTGGGCACCGAGGGGGTCGTGGACGCGTACCGGACGGGCCGTGGCCGCTGTGTGGTGCGGGCCAAGTCCCACGTGGAGCAGATCCGGCGGGCGGGCGACCGCGAGCAGCTGGTCTTCACGGAGCTGCCCTACCAGGTGAACAAGTCCACCCTCATCGAGAAGATCGCCGAGCTGGTCCGCGACAAGAAGATCGATGGCATCAGCGACCTGCGGGACGAGAGCGACCGCGAGGGCATCCGCCTGGTGGTGGAGCTGAAGAAGAACGAGCCCAGCGACATCGTGCTCAACCAGCTCTACCAGCAGACCCAGCTCCAGAACAGCTTCCCCATCACCATGCTGGCCATCGTGAACGGCCAGCCCCGCGTCTGCACCCTCCGCGAGATCCTGCAGGAGTTCATCGGCTTCCGCCGCGAGGTGGTGACCCGCCGCACCCTGTTCCAGTTGCGGAAGGCCGAGGAGAGGCACCACGTCCTCATGGGCCTCAAGATCGCCCTGGACCACCTGGACGCGGTCATCAAGCTCATCCGGGCCGCCAAGAGCCCCGAGGAGGCCAAGGCCGGCCTCATGGCCGGGGCCTTCGCCACCGCCGCAGCCATCAAGAAGGACCCCGGCCTCTGCCTGTCCGCCGTGCAGGCCCAGGCCATCCTGGACATGCGGCTTCAGCGCCTCACGGGGCTGGAGCGGGAGAAGATCCTCGACGAGCTGGCCGAGCTCGAGAAGGTCATCGCCAAGCTCAAGGCCATCCTGGCCGACGAGAAGCTGCTCCTGAAAGTCATCAAGGAGGAGCTGCAGCAGGTGGCCGAGCAGTTCGGCAACGACCGCCGCACGGAAATCGTGGGCTACTCCGGCGAGATCCGCATGGAGGATGTGGTGCCGGACGACCCCATGGTCGTCACCATGTCCAAGGCGGGCTACATCAAGCGCACCGACCTCAATGCCTACCGCCGCCAGCGCCGGGGCGGCAAGGGCAAGGTGGGCATGAAGACCAAGGACGAGGATTTCGTCGAGCAGCTCTTCATGACCAAGGCCCACGACACCCTCATGGCCTTCACGGACAAGGGCATCGTCTACGCACTCAAGGTCTACGACCTGCCCGAGGCGGCCGCCTCCACCCGGGGCAAGCACATCCGCAACCTGATCTCCCTGAAGGACGGGGAGAACGTGGTGACCCTGATGGCCCTCCGGGACTTCCCCGAAGGCGAGAACCTGGTCTTCGCCACCAGCGACGGCACCGTGAAGAAGTCCAGCCTGGCCGCCTACGCCAACATCCGGGCCAACGGCCTCATCGCCCTCAACATCGACGATGGCAACAGCCTGGTGGCTGTGCGGCGGTCCACGGGCACCCAGCAGATCGTCCTGGCCACGGCCCAGGGCAAGGCCATCCGCTTCCCCGAGGAGGATGTCCGGGCCACGGGCCGCGCCACCACGGGCGTCCGGGGCATGAAGCTGGCCAAGGGCGACCACATCGTGGACATGGAAGTGGCCGACCCCCTGCCGGACCTGCCGGAAGGCGTGGAGCCCGACGAGAGCACCGAGGACCACGGCATGCTGCTCACGGTCTGCGAGAAGGGCTATGGCAAGCGCAGCCTCCTCCAGGACTACCGGCTCCAGGGCCGGGGCGGCACGGGCGTCATCAACATCCGCGCCGGGGTCCGCAACGGCCAGGTGGTGGGCTTCAAGCTCGTCAAGCCCGGGGAAGGGTGCCTGCTCATCAGCCAGGAGGGCATGGTCATCCGCTTCCTCATCGACGAGGTCCGCAAGACCGGCCGCAACGCCCAGGGCGTCGGCCTCCTCAAGCTGGCCAGCGCCGAGGACCGTGTGGTGGGCCTCGCCAAGATCGACGCCAGCGCCATGGCCCTGGATGAGGAAGACGAACTCCTTGAGGGCGAGGTGGCCCACCCGGGTCCCGACGAGGGCGGCGAGCAGCCGAAGTTGGGGTTGTAG